A stretch of Paraburkholderia phenazinium DNA encodes these proteins:
- a CDS encoding ABC transporter ATP-binding protein — translation MNTPNTPDSTTSSESVKAVSSPNVRPDPRLTVAGLNHGFETDDGVRTALFSGLNFSVGAGEIVSIVGRSGAGKSTLFNLVSGLLSPQSGRIEVGRRADGGAGRIAYMLQKDLLMPWRTVLQNALLGIELYRKVTPHDIARAREMLARYGLTSVVDAYPQALSGGMRQRVALTRTLLVDPTLVLLDEPFSALDYETRLALEDDVMALRQSSGTSVVLVTHDIEEAIAMSDRVILLGGRPARIEDSVDVKLSTQGPRTAVSAREAPEFRTLHKRIWGGLRSNTIHHAGAST, via the coding sequence ATGAACACACCGAACACGCCGGATTCGACGACATCGTCCGAGTCCGTAAAGGCGGTTTCTTCTCCCAATGTCCGGCCGGATCCCCGCCTTACGGTTGCAGGTCTTAACCATGGATTCGAAACCGACGACGGCGTGCGAACCGCGCTCTTCTCCGGGCTGAATTTCAGCGTCGGAGCGGGGGAGATCGTCTCGATCGTCGGTCGCAGCGGCGCGGGCAAGAGCACGCTGTTCAATCTGGTTTCGGGACTGCTTAGTCCGCAGAGCGGGCGTATCGAAGTCGGCCGCCGCGCGGACGGCGGTGCGGGCCGCATCGCCTATATGCTGCAAAAAGATCTGCTGATGCCGTGGCGCACGGTCCTGCAAAACGCGCTGCTGGGCATCGAGCTTTACAGAAAGGTGACGCCTCACGACATCGCCCGCGCCCGTGAGATGCTCGCGCGCTATGGGCTGACCTCGGTGGTCGACGCCTACCCACAGGCGTTATCGGGCGGCATGCGGCAGCGGGTTGCGCTGACCCGCACACTGCTGGTCGACCCCACCCTCGTGCTGCTCGACGAACCGTTCTCGGCCCTCGACTATGAAACGCGCCTGGCACTCGAGGACGACGTCATGGCGCTGCGTCAAAGCAGCGGAACCAGCGTGGTGCTCGTCACGCACGACATCGAAGAGGCGATTGCGATGAGCGACCGGGTGATTCTGCTCGGCGGCCGGCCTGCGCGCATCGAAGACTCCGTCGACGTCAAACTGTCTACGCAGGGGCCGCGCACGGCGGTATCGGCTCGCGAGGCGCCGGAGTTTCGCACCTTGCATAAGCGCATCTGGGGCGGTCTGCGCAGCAATACGATTCATCATGCAGGAGCGTCGACATGA
- a CDS encoding ABC transporter permease: MSDAVMSAQTAGRRMRVRRLKGLGATSGVVTLIMVALVVLWQVAAGRGWINGQLFGSPLGIYKAAAVGLAQGSLITDTLTTLYETVLGLVIGSGLGIGLGLLLWFVPRVAGVTEGFAVILNSIPKIALGPLIVIWFGSDMTSKVWLAGISTFAVAMISSCAAAREVDQDLLNLFRSFKAKPGMIFRKLIVPGALPWIFSTLRVNIGFALIGAVVGEYIASQAGLGHAVFVAGSLFDLNTVWLGIIILTLMATLLSWIVQLAENRIISWKTKR; encoded by the coding sequence ATGAGTGATGCAGTTATGTCAGCACAAACAGCAGGACGGCGTATGCGTGTGCGGCGTCTGAAAGGCCTGGGAGCGACCAGTGGCGTTGTGACGCTGATCATGGTGGCGCTCGTTGTGCTGTGGCAGGTGGCCGCTGGGCGCGGGTGGATCAACGGCCAGTTGTTCGGCTCGCCACTCGGCATCTATAAAGCCGCGGCAGTGGGGCTCGCGCAGGGCAGTCTCATTACGGACACGTTGACGACGCTGTATGAGACCGTGCTGGGACTCGTGATCGGCAGCGGTCTGGGGATCGGGCTCGGCTTGCTGCTCTGGTTCGTGCCGCGCGTAGCGGGTGTCACGGAAGGCTTTGCAGTGATTCTCAACAGTATTCCCAAGATTGCGCTCGGCCCGCTGATTGTCATCTGGTTCGGTTCGGACATGACCTCGAAAGTCTGGCTGGCCGGTATCTCCACTTTCGCCGTAGCGATGATTTCCTCCTGCGCCGCCGCGCGCGAGGTCGACCAGGATCTGTTGAACCTGTTTCGCTCTTTCAAGGCGAAGCCCGGGATGATCTTTCGCAAACTGATCGTGCCGGGCGCGCTACCGTGGATCTTCTCGACGCTGCGCGTGAATATCGGCTTCGCGTTGATCGGCGCTGTCGTAGGCGAATACATCGCGTCGCAAGCAGGTCTTGGTCATGCCGTGTTCGTGGCAGGCTCGCTCTTCGACCTCAATACAGTCTGGCTCGGCATCATCATCCTGACGTTGATGGCGACGCTGCTCTCCTGGATCGTTCAACTCGCGGAAAACCGCATCATTTCATGGAAAACGAAGCGATGA
- a CDS encoding ABC transporter substrate-binding protein encodes MKQSLVSQRKPSSFSVLTLNRFMLGAATGAVFAMAASQPAVAAPEKVVVYQAFQSIQYLPLYVAIDKGLFAQNGLDVQKVTAGSGAQGVAAVIGGHADFSLQDPMTAVLANLKGATLVNVANVVAGVPVWILTPPDSALKNPADLAGKTVSTALPPSTSTYLLQRLIKEEKVAGVNLNTVQIGTELAPVSAGRAEAAAIYEPQVDQGIASGYKILYAFPKAYPGGYAFSTMDTLAATIKSKPAMVAAFVKSVAQAEALIQQSPDTAKAVAVAEFPTLDKKIVETAVDRLISQKIYAANPDISQQAFRNALDLQEYIGNIKPGSVTYDSAVDDSFAKASAK; translated from the coding sequence ATGAAGCAGTCTCTTGTCTCGCAGCGAAAACCGTCGTCGTTCAGCGTTCTGACGCTTAACCGGTTCATGCTTGGCGCCGCGACCGGTGCGGTGTTTGCGATGGCGGCGAGTCAGCCCGCAGTAGCCGCGCCGGAAAAAGTTGTGGTCTACCAGGCATTTCAATCGATTCAGTATCTGCCGCTCTATGTCGCGATAGACAAGGGCCTGTTCGCGCAGAACGGTCTCGACGTGCAGAAGGTCACGGCCGGCAGCGGCGCGCAAGGCGTTGCCGCGGTGATCGGCGGGCACGCCGACTTCTCGCTACAGGATCCGATGACCGCGGTGCTGGCTAACCTCAAAGGCGCAACGCTCGTCAACGTGGCGAATGTCGTGGCGGGCGTGCCGGTGTGGATCCTGACGCCGCCCGACTCGGCGTTGAAGAATCCAGCGGACCTCGCGGGCAAAACGGTGTCGACGGCATTACCGCCGTCGACCAGCACGTATCTGCTGCAGCGCCTGATCAAGGAAGAGAAAGTTGCTGGCGTCAATCTGAATACGGTGCAGATCGGCACTGAACTGGCGCCCGTCTCGGCAGGACGCGCCGAGGCCGCTGCAATCTATGAGCCGCAAGTGGATCAGGGAATCGCGTCGGGCTACAAGATTCTTTATGCGTTTCCCAAGGCTTACCCTGGCGGTTACGCTTTCTCGACGATGGACACACTTGCGGCCACGATCAAGTCGAAGCCGGCGATGGTGGCGGCCTTTGTGAAATCGGTCGCGCAGGCGGAAGCGTTGATCCAGCAATCGCCCGATACGGCCAAGGCTGTCGCCGTGGCGGAATTTCCGACGCTCGACAAGAAGATCGTGGAGACTGCAGTGGACCGTCTGATCAGCCAGAAAATCTATGCGGCGAACCCCGACATCTCGCAGCAGGCGTTCCGCAATGCGCTGGACCTGCAGGAATACATCGGCAATATCAAACCGGGCAGTGTCACGTACGACAGCGCGGTAGACGATTCCTTTGCCAAGGCCAGTGCGAAATGA
- a CDS encoding amidase — protein sequence MSEQSGAFIAELIASRGDPQLCRARLEAAQLRAQECEPWLKAFVYRPDSYETVNAVAKPLAGLPIGVKDLMATHDMPTTYGSPIYQGFQPAEDAWIVERIRHFGGIVFGKTVTTEFAWREPGPTVNPWNRLHTPGGSSSGSAAAVGAGIVPLAVGTQTVGSVIRPAAFCGVVGYKPSHGNVSKAGVHPLAPSLDHVGFFARTVEGAALCHALFVDAKPEVLESLDAWHTYFTAQPPRKLGVVRTPFWDRVTPEQKASFDATLARLQAAGATLIELDPFDAMPSMLDALQTILQVEAARAIGPLAADHPDLISTHMLALTSAGAAVSPEKYETALALQAKLRSEFAGFIDGCDALVTVPATGGAPEGLADTGDATFCAPWSFLGVPAVTVPAGQTSDGMPLGFQVLGRQGDDLPTLQAAAWIETVLG from the coding sequence ATGAGTGAGCAGAGTGGCGCATTTATCGCCGAACTGATTGCCAGTCGCGGTGATCCGCAGCTTTGTCGCGCGCGGCTCGAAGCCGCGCAGCTACGTGCTCAAGAGTGCGAACCATGGCTGAAGGCCTTCGTCTACCGGCCCGATAGCTACGAGACCGTGAACGCAGTGGCTAAACCGCTGGCTGGTTTGCCGATCGGCGTGAAGGATCTGATGGCGACGCACGACATGCCGACGACCTACGGCTCGCCTATCTATCAAGGTTTTCAGCCTGCCGAGGACGCGTGGATCGTCGAACGGATTCGCCACTTCGGCGGCATTGTGTTCGGCAAGACCGTCACCACCGAATTTGCCTGGCGCGAGCCGGGTCCGACGGTCAATCCGTGGAACCGGCTTCATACGCCAGGCGGTTCGTCGAGTGGTTCGGCTGCCGCGGTCGGTGCAGGCATCGTACCGCTTGCGGTCGGCACGCAGACTGTCGGCTCGGTGATCCGGCCTGCAGCGTTTTGCGGTGTGGTCGGCTATAAGCCGAGTCACGGCAATGTATCGAAGGCGGGCGTGCATCCGTTGGCGCCGTCTTTGGACCACGTGGGATTTTTTGCCCGGACTGTAGAAGGCGCTGCACTTTGTCACGCGCTGTTCGTCGACGCGAAACCCGAGGTGCTCGAAAGTCTCGATGCCTGGCATACCTACTTTACGGCGCAACCGCCGCGTAAGCTTGGTGTTGTCCGTACGCCGTTCTGGGACCGCGTGACACCGGAACAGAAGGCCAGTTTCGATGCCACGCTCGCGCGCCTGCAGGCTGCGGGCGCGACATTGATCGAACTCGATCCGTTCGACGCAATGCCGTCGATGCTCGATGCCTTGCAGACCATTCTCCAGGTTGAAGCAGCTCGCGCGATCGGACCGTTAGCAGCGGACCATCCGGACCTGATCAGTACGCATATGCTTGCGCTGACGAGCGCAGGCGCAGCGGTGTCACCAGAAAAGTACGAAACCGCGTTGGCGCTTCAGGCGAAGCTACGCAGCGAATTTGCTGGTTTCATCGACGGCTGCGACGCGCTGGTGACGGTACCAGCAACGGGTGGAGCGCCCGAAGGCCTGGCCGATACGGGCGACGCGACGTTCTGCGCGCCGTGGAGTTTTCTCGGTGTTCCAGCGGTGACGGTGCCTGCGGGGCAAACTTCGGACGGCATGCCGCTAGGTTTTCAGGTGCTGGGCAGACAGGGTGACGATCTGCCGACCCTGCAAGCCGCGGCGTGGATCGAAACTGTTTTGGGGTAG
- a CDS encoding GntR family transcriptional regulator codes for MSTLRAEILQGLYPANTHLRQEEVAKRLGVSTTPVREAFRDLRAEGLVSIDANKGVVTRGLTLADVTGIYELRMMLEPMLAQRACVQITATDLEAAQGTHDAMEATTSPEQWSLLNEDFHSHLVKSQADTRLFDMCESLSLAARPYVSLSMHVNEDIMASNNREHAGLLAAYEAGDVDAVYAQTRSHLENTRDAVVEYVNQWLDTESRLQRKSG; via the coding sequence TTGAGTACGCTTAGAGCGGAAATCCTGCAAGGGCTGTATCCGGCTAACACGCATCTGCGTCAGGAGGAGGTGGCGAAGCGTCTTGGCGTCAGCACGACGCCGGTTCGTGAGGCGTTTCGCGACTTACGCGCAGAAGGTCTTGTTTCGATTGACGCGAACAAGGGCGTCGTCACCCGAGGGCTAACGCTCGCGGATGTGACCGGCATCTATGAACTGCGCATGATGCTCGAACCAATGCTGGCGCAGCGCGCCTGCGTGCAGATTACGGCAACCGATCTGGAAGCGGCGCAAGGCACGCACGACGCGATGGAGGCGACCACATCGCCGGAACAGTGGTCGCTGCTGAACGAAGACTTCCACTCGCATCTGGTGAAGAGCCAGGCGGACACGCGCCTCTTCGACATGTGCGAATCGCTTTCGCTCGCGGCGCGTCCTTATGTGAGTCTTTCGATGCATGTGAATGAAGACATCATGGCATCGAACAATCGCGAGCATGCAGGACTTCTCGCGGCCTACGAGGCGGGCGATGTCGACGCCGTATATGCGCAAACCCGTAGCCACCTGGAAAATACCCGTGATGCCGTGGTCGAGTACGTGAACCAGTGGCTCGACACGGAGAGCCGGCTTCAGAGAAAATCGGGCTGA
- a CDS encoding amidase, whose protein sequence is MDSVALNTLSAVDARRLIASRQLSPVELLDACIAQMQAVNPSVNAVAATRFAQARSEARTAEQAVMRGEKLGLLHGLPLGVKDLEETGGLLTTYGSPIFRSNVPAHDNAMVARLRAAGAILTAKTNTPEMGAGANTRNAVWGATGNPFDPALNAGGSSGGSAVALATDMLPLCTGSDTGGSLRIPAAYCGVAGFRPSPGLVPGDTRLLGWSPLTVSGPMGRTVADMRLQMAATVGLHGGEPLGVECDFRTILRARDVDLNALRIGYTEDFGVCEVSQATRQTFRAKMAALSGYVGVCEPVSFELGEVNRCFDVIRAQNFIAGFKEIYERDPNLLGANTRTNYEMGLAMSLGDAVWAHAEQTRIFRRFQAAFDTYDLIVSPTCPVSPFPWQQVALTEMDGRPLENYYRWLGLTYVVSLLTHPALSLPAGTDHAGMPFGLQLVGPFRGDRRVLDIAQSLESAFSFDDALRRPMPDFVKLAASRVALKSIVTDAPDEGLAQGGSTAGQARH, encoded by the coding sequence ATGGATTCCGTTGCATTGAACACGTTGTCGGCGGTAGACGCCAGGCGTCTGATCGCCAGCCGCCAGCTTTCGCCCGTCGAACTGCTGGACGCCTGTATCGCGCAGATGCAAGCCGTCAATCCCAGCGTCAATGCGGTCGCGGCGACGCGTTTCGCACAGGCGCGCAGCGAAGCACGCACTGCCGAGCAGGCGGTCATGCGTGGTGAAAAACTGGGTTTGCTGCATGGGCTGCCGCTAGGTGTAAAGGACCTGGAAGAAACTGGCGGTCTGCTGACGACTTACGGCTCGCCGATATTTCGCAGCAACGTGCCCGCTCACGACAACGCGATGGTCGCGCGTTTGCGCGCAGCGGGCGCAATTCTGACCGCGAAGACCAACACGCCGGAAATGGGCGCGGGCGCCAATACACGCAACGCGGTATGGGGCGCCACCGGTAACCCCTTCGATCCCGCGCTGAACGCCGGCGGCTCGTCCGGTGGCTCTGCTGTCGCGTTGGCGACGGACATGCTGCCCTTGTGCACGGGGTCCGATACCGGCGGCTCGCTGCGTATTCCCGCTGCGTATTGTGGTGTCGCGGGATTTCGCCCGTCTCCGGGACTGGTGCCTGGCGACACCCGCCTGCTCGGCTGGTCGCCACTGACCGTGTCGGGCCCGATGGGGCGCACCGTGGCCGATATGCGTCTGCAGATGGCGGCGACGGTGGGCCTGCACGGTGGCGAACCGCTCGGCGTCGAGTGCGATTTCCGGACCATTCTGCGGGCACGCGACGTCGATCTGAACGCGTTGCGGATCGGGTACACCGAAGACTTTGGAGTCTGCGAGGTATCTCAAGCTACGCGGCAGACGTTTCGCGCGAAGATGGCGGCGCTGTCGGGCTACGTCGGTGTCTGCGAACCGGTGAGTTTTGAGCTGGGCGAGGTCAACCGCTGTTTCGATGTGATTCGCGCGCAGAATTTCATCGCGGGCTTCAAGGAGATCTACGAGCGTGACCCCAATCTGCTGGGAGCGAATACGCGTACCAACTACGAGATGGGGCTCGCCATGTCGCTCGGTGATGCCGTCTGGGCGCATGCAGAGCAGACCCGCATATTTCGGCGCTTCCAGGCCGCGTTCGACACGTACGATCTGATCGTTTCGCCGACCTGTCCCGTCTCGCCGTTCCCCTGGCAACAGGTCGCGCTCACGGAGATGGATGGACGCCCGCTCGAAAATTACTACCGCTGGCTGGGACTGACCTACGTGGTGAGTTTGCTGACGCATCCCGCGCTCTCGTTGCCGGCCGGAACGGACCATGCCGGCATGCCGTTTGGGCTGCAACTGGTGGGACCGTTCCGCGGCGATCGTCGCGTGCTGGATATTGCTCAGTCGCTGGAAAGCGCATTCAGCTTCGACGATGCGTTGCGGCGGCCGATGCCCGACTTCGTCAAACTGGCGGCGAGCCGGGTGGCGCTGAAATCGATTGTTACGGACGCGCCTGATGAAGGGCTCGCGCAGGGTGGGTCGACAGCCGGCCAGGCGAGGCATTGA
- a CDS encoding acetamidase/formamidase family protein, whose amino-acid sequence MDLQRFTTESYPEVERPRAWREALDRMGLQTGALATGRALHGTIKTQTSIGGFDLSLLASVAQTLELNTSAADSLLIVLNVDGDAMLIADGRREPVAPNDLVYLPSREHASLAFEADFRAFVVRVPRATISARLLAPSSMRAGRIAADAGIGHVFSAFLMSIVENLDTLSVSELRPLELALAEFLIASLAVHQREENIGGLTSTQAAIFSRVCRSIDARLADPDLSLAPIAKEERVSPRYLQKLFETVGQSFSTYLRSRRLERCRAELIDPLYEKMSISDICFRWGFNDPAHFSRAFREQYHTTPRAFRHEASLELARHLVQRISRGLPFNAEALLIHAQAGAQAARTKAAHADHAAANDTDTLVANPPVKTHTGQGKGIGRAPGKPRHHLLRATANTVHWGYFSHDLKPVLEVESGDTVTIETLTQHASDDWARMVAGDPGAESVFHWTAERKNVNRRGAGPIDASIYGRGAGEGFGVHICTGPIAIRGAEPGDVLEVRILAVHPRRCANPQFSGRAFGSNAAAWWGFHYRELLTEPKPREVVTIYELDAELPEHGASYARAVYNYRWTPQRDPFGVVHPTIDYPGVPVDHSTVEENYGILKGVKIPVRPHFGLIAVAPQQNGLIDSIPPSAFGGNLDNWRIAQGASVYLPVGVAGALLSVGDPHASQGDSELCGTAIECSLTGDFQLVLHKKATLAGQPYLDLTYPLVETADEWVLHGFSHANYLAEFGTHAQSKVYEKSTLDLAMRDAFIKTRRFLMTTKGLSEDEAISLISVAVDFGVTQVVDGNWGVHAIIRKALFAS is encoded by the coding sequence TTGGATCTGCAGCGTTTCACCACCGAGTCCTATCCGGAAGTCGAACGGCCTCGCGCCTGGCGCGAGGCGCTCGACCGCATGGGCCTGCAAACCGGTGCGCTCGCCACCGGCCGGGCGTTGCACGGGACGATCAAAACGCAGACATCGATTGGCGGCTTCGATCTGAGTCTGCTCGCCTCGGTGGCACAGACCCTGGAACTGAATACGTCCGCGGCTGATAGCCTGCTGATCGTGCTGAATGTCGACGGCGACGCCATGCTCATTGCCGATGGCAGGCGCGAACCCGTCGCGCCGAACGACCTGGTTTACCTGCCTTCGCGCGAACACGCATCGCTCGCTTTCGAAGCCGATTTCCGCGCCTTTGTCGTACGGGTGCCGCGCGCGACGATCAGTGCGCGATTGCTCGCGCCGTCGTCGATGCGCGCCGGGCGAATCGCGGCCGACGCCGGTATCGGTCATGTGTTCTCGGCGTTTCTCATGTCGATTGTGGAAAACCTCGATACCTTGTCGGTGAGCGAGTTACGCCCGCTCGAACTGGCGCTCGCCGAGTTCCTGATCGCCAGTCTCGCAGTGCATCAACGCGAGGAAAACATCGGTGGCCTAACTTCGACCCAGGCTGCGATTTTCTCGCGCGTATGCCGCAGCATCGATGCACGCCTCGCCGATCCGGACCTGAGCCTGGCGCCGATCGCGAAAGAGGAGCGTGTCTCGCCACGCTATCTGCAGAAGCTGTTCGAAACGGTCGGCCAAAGCTTCTCGACGTATCTGCGCTCGCGCCGCCTCGAACGCTGCCGTGCCGAACTGATCGACCCACTGTACGAAAAGATGTCGATCTCCGACATCTGTTTCCGCTGGGGCTTTAACGACCCCGCCCATTTTAGCCGCGCGTTCCGCGAGCAATATCACACCACGCCGCGCGCCTTCCGCCACGAAGCCAGCCTTGAACTTGCGCGGCATCTGGTCCAGCGCATTTCACGCGGCCTGCCGTTCAACGCCGAGGCGTTGCTGATTCACGCGCAAGCCGGTGCACAGGCCGCAAGAACGAAGGCAGCACATGCCGATCATGCAGCGGCCAACGATACGGATACGCTCGTTGCAAATCCGCCGGTAAAGACGCATACCGGCCAAGGGAAAGGAATCGGCCGCGCGCCGGGCAAGCCACGGCATCATCTGCTGCGCGCGACCGCTAACACCGTTCACTGGGGCTACTTCTCCCACGACCTGAAGCCTGTGCTCGAAGTGGAGAGTGGCGATACCGTGACAATCGAGACGCTGACGCAGCACGCCTCCGACGATTGGGCGCGCATGGTAGCGGGCGACCCCGGTGCCGAAAGCGTGTTTCACTGGACTGCCGAGCGCAAGAACGTGAACCGGCGCGGCGCCGGACCGATCGATGCGTCGATCTATGGACGCGGTGCGGGAGAAGGCTTCGGCGTGCATATTTGCACAGGCCCGATCGCCATACGCGGGGCAGAGCCCGGCGATGTACTCGAAGTCAGGATTCTCGCCGTGCATCCAAGGCGTTGTGCCAATCCGCAGTTCAGCGGGCGTGCCTTCGGTAGCAATGCCGCCGCGTGGTGGGGATTCCACTACCGCGAGTTGCTCACTGAACCGAAACCGCGCGAGGTCGTCACGATCTACGAACTCGATGCCGAGCTACCTGAGCACGGTGCATCGTATGCGCGCGCGGTCTACAACTACCGCTGGACGCCGCAACGCGATCCGTTCGGTGTCGTGCATCCGACCATCGACTATCCAGGCGTTCCCGTCGACCATTCGACGGTCGAGGAAAACTACGGCATCCTGAAGGGCGTCAAGATACCCGTGCGCCCGCATTTTGGGCTGATCGCAGTCGCGCCGCAGCAGAACGGCTTGATCGATTCGATTCCGCCGTCGGCCTTCGGCGGCAACCTCGATAATTGGCGCATCGCGCAAGGCGCGAGTGTGTATCTGCCAGTCGGGGTGGCTGGTGCCCTGCTCTCGGTGGGAGACCCCCACGCATCGCAGGGCGATTCGGAACTGTGTGGCACCGCGATCGAATGCTCGCTGACCGGCGACTTTCAGCTCGTGCTGCACAAGAAGGCCACCCTGGCCGGCCAACCGTATCTGGACCTGACCTATCCGCTCGTCGAAACCGCGGACGAATGGGTGCTGCACGGCTTTAGCCACGCGAATTATCTGGCCGAGTTTGGCACTCACGCACAAAGCAAGGTGTACGAAAAATCGACACTCGACCTCGCGATGCGCGACGCGTTTATCAAAACGCGTCGCTTTCTGATGACCACCAAGGGGCTCAGCGAAGACGAAGCCATCTCGCTGATCTCGGTTGCGGTCGACTTCGGTGTGACGCAAGTGGTCGACGGCAACTGGGGCGTGCATGCCATCATTCGCAAGGCGTTGTTCGCGTCATAG
- a CDS encoding amino acid ABC transporter permease/ATP-binding protein, which translates to MDLFLHYLALPYLLKGIGFTIAVTLLGLAGGLVVGLVLASMQLSRVGPLALFARGYTVIFRGTPLILQLVFAYDALPHIGLKLSAIGAAGLALAANEGPFIAEILRAGVLGVERGQLLAGQALGMTPTVLLHRVIAPQAIRMIVPALGNESVSALKNSSLASVIAVDELTLRSTQLASSTFDFFSIFFASGLMYLLLTGAIAAIQLIAEAALDLDRPASERFARLLPWRRMSVAVSTSRASMPSAPDASLEQPPLATLRKPDPQPDRSKRYAELTRQRAAVQVSDLCKRYGDQTVLEGFDLTVRAGEVVALLGPSGSGKSTLLRCINHLEQWNSGEIRIDGQRLGFRVDGRPMTPHEIANERASAGVGMVFQHFNLFSHLTACENIAGPLRWVHGMAPADAERRARELLESVGLSQRADALPRHLSGGQQQRVAIARALAPRPRVLLLDEPTSALDPELVGEVLEVIQRLAIEGGLTMIISTHQLRFADEVADRVVFMSGGAVVEEGPAHEILTHPRHPLTMRFLNVMGADSRLAVPS; encoded by the coding sequence ATGGACCTGTTCCTGCACTATCTCGCGCTGCCGTATCTGCTCAAGGGCATCGGCTTCACGATCGCAGTCACACTCCTTGGGCTCGCCGGAGGGCTCGTCGTGGGGCTGGTGCTCGCCAGCATGCAACTGAGCAGAGTCGGGCCGCTCGCTCTTTTCGCGCGCGGTTATACGGTGATCTTTCGCGGCACACCGCTGATCTTGCAACTGGTGTTCGCGTACGATGCACTGCCGCATATCGGGCTGAAGCTAAGCGCGATCGGCGCAGCAGGACTCGCGCTGGCGGCCAACGAAGGGCCGTTCATCGCCGAGATCCTGCGGGCCGGTGTGCTGGGCGTCGAACGGGGACAACTGCTCGCCGGACAGGCGCTCGGCATGACGCCCACCGTGCTGCTGCATCGCGTCATCGCACCGCAGGCAATCCGCATGATCGTGCCGGCGCTTGGCAATGAGTCGGTGAGCGCGTTGAAGAACTCATCGCTTGCATCGGTGATCGCCGTCGACGAGCTGACACTGCGCAGCACCCAACTCGCCTCGTCGACGTTCGACTTTTTCTCGATCTTCTTCGCCTCCGGATTGATGTACCTGTTGCTGACCGGTGCGATTGCCGCGATCCAGTTGATCGCCGAGGCCGCGCTCGACCTTGACCGCCCAGCGTCTGAACGCTTCGCACGCTTGCTGCCGTGGCGCCGCATGAGTGTCGCGGTGAGCACGTCTCGCGCGAGTATGCCGTCAGCGCCCGATGCATCGCTCGAACAGCCGCCGCTCGCCACGCTCCGCAAGCCCGACCCACAGCCGGACCGCTCGAAACGCTACGCAGAACTGACCAGACAACGCGCGGCGGTTCAGGTCAGCGACCTCTGCAAACGCTACGGCGACCAGACCGTGCTGGAAGGATTCGACCTGACGGTGCGCGCCGGCGAGGTCGTCGCGCTGCTCGGGCCGAGCGGGTCCGGCAAAAGCACGCTGCTGCGCTGTATCAACCATCTCGAACAATGGAACAGTGGTGAAATCCGCATTGATGGGCAACGGCTCGGCTTTCGTGTCGATGGCCGCCCGATGACCCCGCATGAGATCGCCAACGAGCGGGCAAGCGCCGGCGTCGGCATGGTGTTCCAGCATTTCAACCTGTTCAGTCACCTGACGGCCTGCGAGAACATTGCGGGACCGCTGCGCTGGGTACACGGCATGGCGCCCGCCGACGCCGAGCGCCGTGCGCGCGAACTGCTCGAAAGCGTCGGTCTCTCGCAGCGCGCCGATGCGTTGCCCCGTCATCTTTCCGGCGGTCAGCAGCAGCGCGTCGCGATTGCCCGCGCGCTCGCACCGCGACCGCGCGTGCTGCTGCTCGACGAACCGACCTCGGCGCTCGACCCCGAGCTCGTCGGCGAGGTGCTTGAAGTGATCCAGCGGCTCGCCATCGAAGGCGGTCTGACGATGATTATCTCGACGCACCAGTTGCGTTTCGCCGACGAGGTGGCCGATCGCGTCGTGTTCATGAGCGGCGGCGCGGTGGTTGAAGAAGGTCCCGCGCACGAAATCCTCACGCATCCGCGCCATCCGCTGACCATGCGTTTTCTGAACGTAATGGGCGCCGACAGCCGGCTTGCAGTCCCATCGTGA